One Loxodonta africana isolate mLoxAfr1 chromosome 6, mLoxAfr1.hap2, whole genome shotgun sequence DNA window includes the following coding sequences:
- the LOC135231592 gene encoding basic salivary proline-rich protein 4-like yields the protein MRLDQSVTATRPPPPTSSDRAQRSTQGPEACPPATADHRCDPQPPSGEQRWRPPPPQTQTHTQARTVRPAGTSGAEARGGAAAAPAPPPPLGLSPRPPVGGGRGARGGRRGARGVGPGRRSGPIPLTWSPGRAERRARGPSPAGRGLSVPLGASSRRGPEASGEPPEKRKPRAGRRQRPEKGRERRPCGRRCRESRSSSAPPPPPPRAARPRTPPPAGSTTLLGAAAEGSPPPLLPEP from the exons ATGAGGCTggaccag AGTGTGACAGCCACGCGACCCCCGCCGCCTACTTCATCCGACAGGGCTCAGCGCAGCACTCAGGGACCCGAGGCCTGTCCCCCAGCAACGGCGGATCACCGGTGCGATCCCCAGCCGCCGAGCGGCGAACAGCGCTggcgcccccctcccccgcagacacagacacacacacaggcacgtaCCGTCCGCCCCGCCGGGACGTCGGGAGCCGAGGCCCGAGGAGGGGCCGCCGCCGcacccgcccccccgcccccgctcgGCCTGTCACCGCGCCCCCCGGTCGGGGGAGGCCGCGGGGCCCGCGGGGGCCGGAGGGGCGCGCGAGGAGTCGGTCCTGGCCGGCGGTCCGGGCCGATTCCTCTCACATGGAGCCCGGGCCGGGCGGAGCGGCGGGCTCGGGGGCCCTCGCCAGCCGGCCGGGGCCTCTCGGTGCCCCTCGGTGCTTCTAGCCGCCGCGGCCCCGAGGCCAGCGGGGAGCCGCCGGAAAAGAGGAAGCCGCGGGCCGGGCGCCGCCAGAGGCCGGAGAAGGGGAGGGAGCGGCGGCCCTGCGGCCGGAGATGCCGGGAGTCCCGATCGTCGTcagccccgccgccgccgccgccgcgggccGCGCGACCCCGAACGCCACCGCCGGCCGGCAGTACCACCCTGCTGGGCGCCGCAGCTGAGGGCAGCCCGCCGCCACTACTCCCGGAGCCCTGA